A genomic region of Pelodiscus sinensis isolate JC-2024 chromosome 1, ASM4963464v1, whole genome shotgun sequence contains the following coding sequences:
- the UCN3 gene encoding urocortin-3 isoform X2: MSPTRFVLLLLILCAARTGLSLKLYKAESLFNCINAALSEAEKSLLEENSPLDKRNSDYPPGKEAPSPREEAEEEEKEKRTFPEDARYQYQAPLKGKMHQTRAKSDRRTKFTLSLDVPTNIMNILFDIAKAKNLRAKAAANAHLMAQIGRRK; this comes from the coding sequence ATGTCTCCCACCAGATTCGTGCTGCTGCTCCTGATTTTGTGCGCCGCAAGGACGGGCCTGTCCCTCAAGCTGTACAAAGCCGAGTCCCTCTTCAACTGCATCAACGCCGCCCTCTCGGAGGCCGAGAAGAGCCTCCTGGAGGAGAACTCCCCCCTGGACAAGAGGAATTCCGACTACCCGCCTGGGAAGGAGGCTCCCTCACCGCGGGAGGaagcggaggaggaggaaaaggagaaaaggaCGTTCCCAGAGGACGCCCGTTACCAGTACCAGGCGCCGCTCAAAGGGAAGATGCACCAGACCCGGGCCAAGAGCGACCGGCGCACCAAATTCACCCTCTCCCTCGACGTGCCCACCAACATCATGAACATCCTCTTCGACATCGCCAAGGCCAAGAACTTGAGGGCAAAGGCTGCCGCCAATGCCCACTTGATGGCGCAGATCGGGCGGCGGAAGTGA
- the UCN3 gene encoding urocortin-3 isoform X1, which produces MKGGTMSPTRFVLLLLILCAARTGLSLKLYKAESLFNCINAALSEAEKSLLEENSPLDKRNSDYPPGKEAPSPREEAEEEEKEKRTFPEDARYQYQAPLKGKMHQTRAKSDRRTKFTLSLDVPTNIMNILFDIAKAKNLRAKAAANAHLMAQIGRRK; this is translated from the coding sequence gggggAACCATGTCTCCCACCAGATTCGTGCTGCTGCTCCTGATTTTGTGCGCCGCAAGGACGGGCCTGTCCCTCAAGCTGTACAAAGCCGAGTCCCTCTTCAACTGCATCAACGCCGCCCTCTCGGAGGCCGAGAAGAGCCTCCTGGAGGAGAACTCCCCCCTGGACAAGAGGAATTCCGACTACCCGCCTGGGAAGGAGGCTCCCTCACCGCGGGAGGaagcggaggaggaggaaaaggagaaaaggaCGTTCCCAGAGGACGCCCGTTACCAGTACCAGGCGCCGCTCAAAGGGAAGATGCACCAGACCCGGGCCAAGAGCGACCGGCGCACCAAATTCACCCTCTCCCTCGACGTGCCCACCAACATCATGAACATCCTCTTCGACATCGCCAAGGCCAAGAACTTGAGGGCAAAGGCTGCCGCCAATGCCCACTTGATGGCGCAGATCGGGCGGCGGAAGTGA